From the genome of Scleropages formosus chromosome 22, fSclFor1.1, whole genome shotgun sequence:
taggtagcactgctgtcttgcaactcctgggtggtgtgagaggacagagATTCAAtacttgctcagtctgtgtggagtttgcatgttctccctgtgggtttcctcccacactctgaagacatgttgttcaggtccccctatagtgtgtgagtgtgttccactgatgtatggatgagtgatccattgtgagtagtgtatctagcagtgtaagtcaccttggtgaataaggtgtgtgggcttgtaacactacatagaatttgttggaatttgctttggagaaaattgtctgtgaaatgaatgaatatatacatataagtcttttttcaaagcaaatttTGAGCTGTAACCTCATTTCCAGAATAAACCGCACTTACGAAGAGTACGTCAAGATTTTCAACTCCATAAACGGGTACGCTTTAATGCTGTATTCTTAATTATTTGATGCATCTCTGTGAAGACATTATGCGCTGCTGCATGTCAAAGATTGTAACTGCTGCTTTAGGTTGCTGCTTCCGGGGGGAGATGTTGATCTGCAGAAATCCGAGTTCAGCAGAGTGTCAAAGATATTCTATGATCTAGCAATAAaggtaataaaacatttaccttGTCTGAAgtttaactattttttttacactcaaTTGGAGGGAACATTAAtctattaatgtaatgtatagtCAGTTTTCTATATGCATTATTTACCAGTATATAAATCCAAATGCatatttcttaaactttcccCAGTTCAGTTGGCTAATTTTAATGGAATACCTTTTCAGGTGTTGGGGTGGGATCACACCCATACGCTCCTTTGTTATAAAAGACGTCCGAGAGCCTTGCAGGATTTTTTCGGTGTTGATCGTAACGTTCATAGTCTTACGTTGTTCACTCCTACAGGCGAATGATGCATTGGATTACTTCCCGATATGGGGCACCTGTCAGGGCTTCCAGCAGCTCACTGTGCTGACCAGTGGCAAAAACCTCCTGACGCTGACGGACACGAAGGCGGTAGCTCTGCCGCTTGCCTTCGTTCCAGGTACAGGACCCTATTTCCCTTTTAATGTCCCTTTCTTACATGGATTTTCATCcttagaggggaaaaaagcgcATGTTTTTAATGACACCGAATTGATCTTCCGCACTGAGTTCAGCTAAAGCAGGAAGGTGGCAAGAATTGTCAAATGGGAACAGGCTAAATACTCTAAAACTCATTTACTTAATCTCATTCATTCCTTCTCTGTCAAGTTAGGGTGACATTTAGTGGTggcaaatttttttatttatttatttattttttgtttgtttactagCCCAAAGTAAGCTACAGTACTTTTCTGAATAGTGGAgctgaattactgcagcacACACTTTTTCCTGTCTGCAGCTTTTGAAACCTAATAATATTGTCTGTATAGGTGATGGaatattgttactgttataaTGGCATAAAACTGTTTAATTAGAGGATAAACATCAAGCCAGGACACCAATTTATGAATAAAACTTAATGTAACATGCAGtgatttgtccttttttttttctgtattctgtaAAGCTGCACAGAACAGCAGACTATTTAAGAACTTCCCAAAGGACCTGCTGCAGTCTCTGTCGGAGGAGAATATCACATCTAACTTCCACAGCTGGAGTCTCTCAGTGCAGGTACCTGGGACATCTGGTTGTGAAATTGATAATCCACAGCTGCGTTAAAGCACTCATGTCGAAGAtctcaaaaaataatttactccGTTAACTATATTATCAAACCAGAACTCTGCTTGCATTTAACagattttgaataaaataaagaggGCTTTTATGgtaatgaaatgtgaaacaacCCCTCTGTGTATTATCTGGCAGTGATGCGTTTTGGTGCAGAAATGAGCTTTTATGTCCTCTGACATTCTGATCAGTCTCTTACTCTCACCTATGTATTCACAGATCAAATAGTATAACGGGGTAAATCCCTAACAAGAGACTCCAAAGGTATTGCAGGGGTGTGCAAATTTTAGGAATGGGGCCTTGGATGTTTGGGAAGGGACAGTATtctaaagtacatttattcaaaatgtacatttagtcatttagctttaaaaatgttaaattatcaattatgcttttttccaggataaagttttttttttttttttgtagacatttttctgtactgtattttggGGAGTTCTGTCTGGAAATGACCTCCATTTAAAAACCTGTGGCACAATGTAAGTGAATATTTGCAGCATTGTTTACTTAGAAGGCAGCTTCTTCCTCCTCAACTTTGCAATAAAAGGAAAGTGAGAATGGTTTCGCTGCTCTCAAACTTACCGTGTGTCTCCAACAGAATTATAGCCGGAATGCAAAATTAAAGAGGTTTTATAAGGTCCTGTCAACAAACACGGATGGGAGAAGGGAGTTTATTTCCACAATGGAAGGTACGTGGAACGGAGCGGCACCTTGCGCGCCGTCACAGGGTCCGATTGGTGCGGCTACTAATCGTAGACTCGGAGTTAAAATATTGATTCGAAGACCATGACACACCTGGTTCTTATGGTGCACTATATCCTGAAACCAGTTAAAGGCGGAGTAGCAATTACTGCTGTTGCTTTCGGTGggggaggttgcaggttcaaatctcgccTCCTGGCGTAGTCCCGTTAAGATGCTCCCGAGACAAGCGTCAGCGGAATGAGTAAATGCAGCATTGTTCAGCAGCTTTTAGTTTGTTACATGGCTGATACAAATACCTCCCCCTTTTTGTACATATTGATGTAACTAGTGATTCACAGCTACATAACTGAATAGTTCATCAATGCACTGTTGCAAATCAGTATTGTTGCGCCTATACTCTTTAGGAAATTTCACCGTACACATTTAACGGTCGGTAAATAAATTGCTGTCAACTACTAATGGCCGCATGGTGCTTTCGGAGTACTCTCCTAAATCTGTTTGAACAGCAAGAAgccaattatttacatttttgttggtAAATAGTATGGTATTAAATGAACTTCTAGACCGAGTTCCTCTTAAGAGTGCCACTGTCTCTGTGCGGGATTGCTGACTGGTGGCGTTTGTGTTGCAGCTTACCGCTACCCGTTCTACGCTGTTCAGTGGCATCCTGAGAAGAGTCCGTTTGAGTGGATAGACAAGCCCGGCATGACACACACTCCTTCGGCCATCAAAGCTTCCTTCTACACTGCCATCTTCTTTGTCTCCGAGGgtatgtgggggtgggggggagcttggtgtttagagctgccaccttgcatttgaaggacccaggtttgagtcccacctcttgaagtagtactcttgagcaaggtatttaccctgaattgctccaataaaaattacacagctatatacatgggtaaatcactgcaagcagcttagtgtgcaaaccagGCACTTCAAAgaacaaatgataaataaatgtataattagaAATACCCAGAACGATTAGTTCCCTCAATGCAGAAGATTGACATTTTTTGAAGTAGTTCAGCAGTCTAGCACTTCTTGAAAAAAGTAGGACAGTGCATCCTATATTTTGGTTTCTTTATGCTTTATTTAATAAGAACTCTGAGCCAAAATTTCAGTAACCAATGTGTATTGCACTCACGGATGtattatttgcattaattttctgCCTGATATTACATTTTGATCATGACGTTatgtgttgcttttctttctgtACGAAGCCATGAAAAATCAGCACCAGTTCCCCAACATCAGCGAGGAGGAAAAGGCTCTTATCTACAACTTCGCTCCAGTCTACAAGGGCCTCGGCAGCATATTTGTGCAGAATTACTATTTTGATTAGTAAGTCATGCATAACCTGCATGTAATAACTCCGGGTGAAAAACCAAGCAGTGTAAGGCTGGCTTTAACCTCAGCATACAAACAGTTGATAAGTGAAGCCACTGttcaaaatttaattacatCTCGTTTAAGTCACTGATGCCGTTCTTAATTGCCTCAATTGTTTAAAGCTCTTACTGGAACCATCttcttgtaaaatatgttttttaaaaaatattttaaggtttttttttttttttttttttttcttttttgtcagcaaacttaatgtaatatttagtgGTATTTGAGTGACTGGGATTGTAAAAACTGACAAGTAACTAgctatatttgttcattttcagagCGTAATATTCTATAATACCTCTAAGCTGCTGATGAATTAATGTGTCCGTTTTAACCAGTCAGTGTTAAACTAAACATTAAATAGCAGTGGTCAGATGACATAACTTGCAGTATTATAAGAGTTACTGTGTTCTCATTCTTCAGGCTTaactgtaaacagtgtaaactcCTGTTGTcttgaataaaatgaaacatcagATCCATTATCTGGTTATGTGTCTTTGTCTGCTTGCTTGTATTATGATTATATCCTTTCATAATAATTTTTAGGTTTTCCATAATTAACATCAATTCTAAGATTTTGAAATTGTATAATTACTTAGTTCAGACTTGTATGTTAACAACCACAATGTACATcgcagaaataatttttgtccTGTAAGAATTTCATTTGTGAGTAGGTGTAACCTATCCTTCATAATTATGAATTCATAACTACTCAGTATGGATGTTTGGAAAAACCAAGCACATGACTTGGACAGTGAAAAATCAACACGTATCTTTTGTTAGAAAGATGCACCAGATGGTCACTCCTCAAATCTAGACCAGAGGTGGATTAGTTCTTAATTTTTAGGATGCAATATCTTGTCTGTGTTGATGAACTGTATGATTTTGGTGACTGAGAACCACTCGCTTCTCAACTTGTAATGGGGCACCAATTTCAGAGGTTTGGTGCTTGTTTTGACTACCACTGTATGAGCAGATTTTTATGTCCAAGGTTTTCAGGTTCAGCTGTACccaaaaacacttaaaattatGCTTTGGATTGGTGTCATATAAGATCAACATTCTGATTGATTAACTTTACAAGCAGGAGCTTTGGGAAACTGAATTTTCTCAAAAAAGTGTCACTTTCTTTCATGCACGCCTTCTTGTATTTGTGTAACATAAGAAGCTAAATTACTGTTTTgtccaaacatttattttcctagTTTTCACATGGCAAAAGTTCTATAGTGCAAACCCCactgtaacaaaataaaacaaaaaaaaaaaacagattcatCTTCAtgatatacaaacatttacatacttaTAAACGGTAGCTGAACTAATGTGTCCCTAGGAAATGGCCTGGGTAACAAACCCCCACAAGAGCAGCCCGTACATGAACTGATGCGGAAAGAGGTGGGTGATGAAACTGGATGCGGTACGTATACTAggttacacacaaacatgtcatcttcatttttaaaagatgcGCACATGGCAGAAATAGACAGCAGCACAGATGGACAGAGTTCAGACACCGTGACTTTTGTTGGTTTCTCCAGGCAGACCTCGCATGTGCAGCATCATCCCTCGATATCTCCTTATTTCCAACCTACGGCGTTTGCCAAAGTGTCTCTATTACCAATGACACATATATAATTTTGTCAAAACTAATGCATTCTATGATGCTGCTGGTTCTGTTCATATTATTCTTTGCATAGCCTGCCTTCAACAACTATGTAATGATTTCTTTTCCCAGTAAATGTTAATGAACTACACACAGCTCAAAGGTTTATGTATGAATGGACTCTAGTGACTTACACATATTTCACTGTCCAGAAGGCGGGGCAGGAGGAAACAGCGGACAACGCCGAGACAAACGTCTTCGGTCCCTGGCACGACGGCGCCAGGAAACGGCGGTTTGCCGTTTCGCTTAGGGAACGCGCTCTTTCTCTTAAACGGCCGGCATTGCGAGCGTTCCGTTTGTCTCGATGCAACAACTAAACGGTGCtgtcactgtaaaataacattcaTATAATCTAAACAAGTTACGATAAGAGCCATTTTCTGTGGTGCACATTAACAGTTTATGTAAAAGGTTGAAATGTACAGAGGTGCAGTAATCTTTCCAGGAGGACGGATCATCTCTACAATTTCGCCGACCTCCCCTAGAACTGCGATGACGAATCACAATGAAGAGGCACAGCTTATATAATAAATTTCAACATTCAACTTGTTAAGTGCAATTTGTTGCTTCCTGCCATTCAGCTATTTGGATTCATATCAATAATACAAACGTGTCTGTGTTAACGCTGATATATACGGGCATCATATTCATGattttctgaaaacatatcagtCATTGCTTTTATTGTACTGTTTATTGTAACCATGTACCTTCACATGAAAAGCAAAGCAGCTGTTAAAGTCATCATTAATCAcgtatattttattaattatgcaGATATGAGGATAAGTTTTCACTTCTTCCAAGATGTGTGTAAAGCTGAGTTTTAGCTGGCTGATGTCTCAGAGAGTTGGTTCAGTTGCGTGCCGTTGGAATCATTGATACCAGTCATGGACCTTGTTATGGAATCAGTCTCAGTACGCCatggcacccccacccccatccagcTCACCAAATTATAGGTGAGTGTCCTCCTCCATGTTCTCAGCCGCctcttttgctgttttgttcacCAGAACGTGCCAGCCACCGTCACTGCCGCTTCCCGCCATAACGCCATTCGCACTGCTCTTCTTCTCCTGCATTTCCGACTGGCTGTCACTCGTGACGTCCAAGGTGGGGTTGTCATGACACCCATTCTCCACGAAATGGAGCTCTTCGCCGCGAGACTTGggggattaaaaataaaagaaaacgcTCTTACAACTCAAACGATGTATGTCCCGCACCAAATAGCACGGACGCCTACTTAAGTCGAGGAAGCTATGCTTACTTCAGATAACATAAAAACATGAATTCGGCTTTCATTATACAATCACGCTCTTTACCAACAATAAGAGTGAATCAGTGACCTACAGCGAGGTGCAACTTAACATACCATGTTCTTCATTTTTGGCAAACGCCGCTGCCAGCAGATATAAATGAGGCCGGAGGCAATAATGACCACACAGATGGAGCCAATGATGACTAGGACCACGAAGAGCTTGCCGTAGTCGCTGCGGGTCGGGCTAGGCCGGGACTGACAGGTAGTGACACTAGTGTAGTTCTGAATGCCAATCTGAGGTTacgaaacaaaagaaaatcaaaaggcTTCATTTAGACTTGTCTGGACTGCACATTACCGCAGGAAAAAGTGCGAGAGACCGACATGAACACCCCAGACCCGGTCAGCACAACGTGCCAACAATGGAAGACCTAAACCAGGGTCGGGGGAGACAGTCCACTGACAATCTGGCTTCTCACAAATAGGACTTCCAGCAGATGCTGTGGACTCCAAAAAAAACCTTGATTtcttaacaaaaaaatgccGAAACACAGTACgtaacacaaaaacaacattctGCCAAAACACGTGAATGATGGCCTGGTGGTGACCATTCCTTCACGTGTTGAGCGGCCCATTGCGGCAGGCTGTGTGTTCTTGTTTccaaacatatatttttcataacatGCAGTTTCTCTCAATTGCTTTAGAGTCAGAGATCATGATGTCTATATGGGTCTCATTCTGCTGGGATACAACCCACCTCAGATAAGCCCCTTCTAATTTCTCCCAGCATTGACAGCACATCTTTAGTGGCAATCACTCCTGAACAGGGAGAAAAAGGGAAAGTTAACAGTTTAAGTCTCACGAATCATGGTCTGCAGTGTCTGTATCTCATTTCCTTATGCAGAACCATCTGATGACCTTAGGGACTGCGCTGCAAGACGCAACACTGCAGTAAAGTGGTCTGGTTATGTCAGTGAGTGTAGCCCTTGGTGGCCAGGCCCAGTCCCTCACCCTGTTCACTGGCCAGCGTCATCAGCAGCTGCCGCTCTTTCCCCATGGGTTTGCTCAAGGAGATCAGCCAGGACCCCTGCGGGCTGTTCATCTTTCTCGAGAAGGCCGTCTCAAGCATCTCTAGCAACCTCTTTCCGCTCTCCACCCGGAACTTATCCTGGCATCGACAGTGGCACAAGAGGACACGTGACAGGCCGCAGAGCACGGTTGCAGAGAGGCAGTTTGGAAAAGCCGccgccacaaaaaaaaaaaaaaaaacctcagaaagTGGTTAACGATGAACCGACGGCCACCTTCGCCCTTTCCAAAAACACACTCGTTCAAAGTCAAAGATGAAGAAGACTTTGATGAGTCTATGTGGTGCTGATGGGCTTAGCTCATACTTTCTCTTGTTGAAAGATGGAGAGAAGTCCTAAGACAGGTCACTGGCAAGATCACTAGGGTCACTACTGGCCTTAGTGTTTGTGTATAGCAGGTCGCGCAAAAACATCAGCGCTCCTCTGCAAGTTATGATTAACACGCCATATTGTGAAAGCATTTTATGAACCTAACCACACCCTCAACTTCATTCCAATCTTGCCCGTGGCTGCAGTCTTTCCTACATAAACGTAAAGAGCTTACACGGGCGAACATGACATAATGTCAAAGGAAGAATGACTGTTCCTTAAAACTAGGCCAACGGCATTCAGGTTCTGCACAGGGCGTTCGAGAGGCAACCGAAGACCTAATAATCCCAGTCCTCGTAAACAAAATGAGACatctgctccacacacacacattgtcgtGTCCTTGTGGGGAAAACAAAGGGTAGGAGTTTCAATCGAAGTCCACatccttcctttttctttgaCCAAATGGCACATTCCCTCTGAAACCgctatgaagaaaaaatatcaaataccACCACTGAAAGGGTTCATTTGCAAAATACACTCAGCAGCTGAACAGTGGGTGAGAGaagtaaaatgaagaaagagaCTCGCTTTGTCTTGAAATTCTGCCTGTGTGAGCTGTGGATAAATCAGACCACTTTTCACATATGCAGTTAATAAATACATCCCTTGGCTGCATCACagtattaaaacaatatatacatCACGTTTAAATGACAGTCTTTTTCACAAGGGAATTTCTTAAATTAATTTGCAGCTGTTGTGACAACTGAAAAGGTCAGGCTGATTATAATAAATAGCTTccactgtttccatggtgatgcAGGAACGTGGTGCAGGAGCTGACATGCAGCTCAAGGAAGGGCGGGGTGTCGGGGACCGGCGGCTGCTGCAGTGGCACCACCACTTGCTGTGATTAAAGGCAGCCCGGGACACTCTCTGCTCTGGCATTAAGACCATCAATCAGCAGCGGGGCAGAGGCAAAAAAACGGGGAACAAAGGAGCAGAGTGCCATTTAAAGTGACAGGCGACATTCAGAGTCACGTCAAGGCGAGCTGAGATTGTAATGGGAGCAGAGGACGAGGAGGCACGTTTCATCGGGACGATTTCCATCCTGCGCCGAACGGGAATCGGCCTCGCTTCAGCCCGCCTATCTATTTAGCCGGTGTGTCTGTGAAAACAACTTCCTTTCC
Proteins encoded in this window:
- the LOC108931250 gene encoding gamma-glutamyl hydrolase gives rise to the protein MSSLVVLAASAALLLIPAGSTAFASQLNYRPVIGVPAQENIPGDSHAQGFSYIAASYVKYLEAAGARVVPIRINRTYEEYVKIFNSINGLLLPGGDVDLQKSEFSRVSKIFYDLAIKANDALDYFPIWGTCQGFQQLTVLTSGKNLLTLTDTKAVALPLAFVPAAQNSRLFKNFPKDLLQSLSEENITSNFHSWSLSVQNYSRNAKLKRFYKVLSTNTDGRREFISTMEAYRYPFYAVQWHPEKSPFEWIDKPGMTHTPSAIKASFYTAIFFVSEAMKNQHQFPNISEEEKALIYNFAPVYKGLGSIFVQNYYFD